One genomic window of Solanum stenotomum isolate F172 chromosome 9, ASM1918654v1, whole genome shotgun sequence includes the following:
- the LOC125875619 gene encoding putative UPF0481 protein At3g02645, translated as MICRKIYHQNSGLRQTVCRWFQSCVAPVTPATATVCSGKRMHFLRNYTASFCSYTKIEEGSKGYHLSDIEERINEMNKDLDNSSIKSRTIFKVNVSLRKSNPLTYTPKMVSIGPYHRKNPQLGSMENYKLLYLRRFLQRKEGFDMTSCIRELEKLKEEALKCYDDIEDLGNDSQFCQMLLLDGCFVVEFIRECCKMCPEGEEEIIRFASYICHQIFRDLMLLENQLPFFVLNKLHDMTKQDDDLPLLLLVNDSIIFFVDLPNMIRESFKNTKDSIKHLLHAVHIASCHGQHPKKNLKYDIKRNKVMPNATELSQAGVSFVKAGLHDKLGDKTSLFDSIKFENGLMTIPCFRVYDGTETILRNLIAYEQQSSDVQYKYFTDFAAFMDHLIDSEKDVSLLRQKGIIENWMGEDKEVASLFNKSGHGITTYSDFYYKEECLKAAKHYEKPWNRMKASLRHNYFNSPWKGASTTAAIILLILTAIQTIPVIKIFKCK; from the exons ATGATTTGCCGGAAAATTTATCACCAAAACTCCGGCCTCCGGCAGACAGTTTGCCGGTGGTTTCAGTCTTGTGTTGCTCCGGTGACACCTGCTACTGCTACTGTATGTAGTGGCAAGAGAATGCACTTTTTAAGAAACTATACGGCGTCGTTTTGCTCATATACTAAG ATAGAAGAAGGGAGTAAAGGGTATCATTTAAGCGACATAGAGGAAAGAATTAATGAAATGAATAAGGATTTAGACAATTCGTCTATTAAATCACGTACTATATTCAAAGTAAATGTGTCGCTACGTAAATCAAATCCATTGACATATACACCAAAGATGGTCTCTATCGGTCCTTATCATAGAAAAAATCCTCAACTTGGTTCAATGGAAAATTACAAATTATTGTACCTACGCCGGTTTCTTCAACGAAAAGAGGGGTTTGATATGACAAGTTGCATCAGAGAATTGGAGAAACTGAAGGAGGAAGCACTGAAGTGTTACGATGATATAGAAGACCTTGGTAATGATAGTCAATTTTGTCAAATGTTGTTGCTTGATGGTTGTTTTGTGGTTGAGTTTATTCGAGAATGTTGTAAAATGTGTCccgaaggagaagaagaaattatCCGTTTTGCTAGTTACATATGTCATCAAATATTCCGAGACTTGATGTTACTAGAAAATCAACTTCCCTTCTTTGTCCTCAACAAGCTTCATGACATGACGAAACAAGATGATGACTTACCATTGTTGTTACTGGTGaatgattcaattatcttttttGTTGACTTGCCAAACATGATCAGGGAATCCTTTAAAAACACAAAAGATAGTATCAAACATTTACTTCATGCAGTTCACATTGCTTCATGTCATGGCCAACATcccaagaaaaatttaaaatatgacataaagCGAAATAAGGTCATGCCAAATGCAACAGAGCTTTCCCAAGCTGGAGTTAGCTTTGTTAAAGCTGGGTTACATGACAAACTTGGGGATAAAACAAGTTTATTTGATAGTATAAAATTTGAGAATGGATTAATGACGATTCCTTGTTTTCGAGTATATGATGGCACAGAAACCATCCTGCGAAATCTCATTGCTTATGAGCAACAATCATCTGATGTACAATATAAGTATTTCACTGATtttgcagctttcatggatcaTCTTATTGACTCAGAAAAAGATGTGAGTTTGCTTCGCCAGAAAGGAATCATAGAGAATTGGATGGGAGAGGACAAAGAAGTGGCCAGCCTCTTCAACAAAAGCGGACATGGGATCACTACGTATTCAGACTTCTATTACAAAGAAGAATGCTTAAAAGCAGCTAAACACTATGAAAAACCATGGAATAGAATGAAGGCAAGTTTGAGGCACAATTATTTTAATAGTCCTTGGAAAGGAGCTTCAACAACAGCAGCCATCATACTCCTCATACTCACAGCTATACAGACTATTCCAGTTATCAAGATTTTTAAATGTAAATAG